Proteins from a genomic interval of Pseudomonas silesiensis:
- a CDS encoding methyl-accepting chemotaxis protein codes for MNKNLRFSHKILLAAALIVMAAFASFTLYNDYLQRNAIREDLDNYLNEMGDVTANNIQTWLTGRILLIDNLAQNIAINPEQSTVASLLEQKALTSTFMASYLGDATGSFTIRPDAKMPAGFDPRVRPWYKGAESSSTATLTEPYIDAATGQTIISIASASKKAGQSVGVVGGDLSLQTLIDTLGARNFDGMGYAFLVSSDGKILVHPDKALVMKTLSEAFPDSTPRISGDFSEVQVNGQTRIVTFTQIKGLPSVNWYIGLSVDKDKAFSMLTEFRASAVIATLIAVAIIIALLGMLIRILIQPLHVMTRAMADIADGEGDLTKRLTIQSNDEFGVLGTAFNRFVERIHGSIREVSSATGQVNEVALRVVAASNSSMFNSDQQASRTNSVAAAINQLGAAAQEIARNAAQASSQASDARSLAEDGQQVVERSIAAMNKLSSMLSASSTNIESLNSKTVNIGQILEVITSISQQTNLLALNAAIEAARAGEAGRGFAVVADEVRNLAHRTQESAQQVQTMIEELQVGARESVSTMSDSQRHSQDSVEIANLAGERLNSVTLRIGEIDGMNQSVATATEEQTAVVESINVDITEINTLNQEGVENLQSTLRACADLEQQAVRLKQLVGNFRI; via the coding sequence ATGAACAAAAACCTGCGTTTCAGCCATAAAATCCTGCTTGCCGCCGCCCTCATCGTCATGGCCGCCTTCGCCTCGTTCACGCTGTACAACGACTATTTACAGCGCAACGCCATCCGCGAAGACCTGGACAACTATCTCAATGAGATGGGGGATGTAACCGCCAACAATATCCAGACCTGGCTGACCGGTCGGATCTTGTTGATCGACAATCTCGCGCAGAACATCGCGATCAATCCTGAACAGTCCACCGTCGCCAGCCTGCTCGAGCAGAAAGCCCTGACGTCGACCTTCATGGCGTCTTACCTGGGCGACGCCACCGGCAGCTTCACCATTCGTCCCGACGCCAAAATGCCCGCCGGTTTCGACCCACGGGTGCGCCCTTGGTACAAAGGCGCCGAAAGCAGCAGCACCGCGACCCTGACCGAACCTTATATCGATGCGGCCACGGGCCAGACCATCATTTCCATCGCCAGCGCCTCGAAAAAAGCCGGGCAAAGCGTCGGCGTGGTGGGTGGCGACCTGAGCCTGCAAACCTTGATCGATACCCTTGGCGCCCGCAACTTCGACGGTATGGGGTACGCCTTCCTGGTCAGTTCCGACGGCAAGATCCTGGTTCACCCGGACAAAGCCCTGGTGATGAAGACCCTGAGCGAGGCGTTTCCGGACAGCACCCCGCGGATCAGCGGCGACTTCAGTGAAGTACAGGTCAACGGCCAGACCCGCATCGTCACGTTCACCCAAATCAAGGGCCTGCCCTCGGTCAACTGGTACATCGGCCTGTCCGTGGACAAGGACAAGGCCTTCTCGATGCTGACCGAGTTCCGCGCCTCGGCGGTCATCGCGACCCTCATCGCCGTGGCCATCATCATCGCCCTGTTGGGCATGCTGATCCGGATCCTGATTCAACCGTTGCATGTCATGACCCGCGCCATGGCTGACATCGCCGACGGTGAAGGTGACCTGACCAAACGCCTGACCATCCAGAGCAACGACGAATTCGGCGTTCTCGGCACCGCATTCAACCGCTTCGTCGAGCGTATCCATGGCTCGATCCGCGAAGTGTCCTCCGCCACCGGGCAAGTCAACGAAGTGGCGTTGCGCGTGGTAGCAGCCTCGAACTCGTCGATGTTCAACTCCGACCAACAGGCTTCCCGTACCAACAGCGTCGCCGCGGCCATCAACCAGCTCGGCGCCGCCGCCCAGGAAATCGCCCGCAACGCCGCGCAAGCGTCGAGTCAGGCCAGCGATGCCCGCAGCCTGGCTGAAGATGGCCAGCAAGTGGTGGAGCGCAGCATTGCCGCGATGAACAAGCTGTCGAGCATGCTCAGCGCCTCGAGCACCAACATCGAATCGCTCAACAGCAAGACCGTGAACATCGGGCAGATTCTGGAAGTGATCACCAGCATTTCCCAGCAAACCAATCTGCTGGCGCTCAACGCCGCCATCGAAGCGGCGCGCGCCGGTGAGGCCGGTCGTGGTTTTGCGGTGGTGGCCGATGAGGTCCGCAACCTCGCCCACCGTACGCAGGAGTCGGCGCAGCAGGTGCAGACCATGATCGAGGAACTGCAAGTCGGCGCCCGCGAATCCGTCAGCACCATGAGCGACAGCCAGCGTCACAGCCAGGACAGCGTGGAAATCGCCAACCTGGCGGGCGAGCGCCTGAACAGCGTGACCTTGCGCATTGGCGAAATTGACGGCATGAACCAGTCGGTGGCGACGGCGACCGAGGAACAGACGGCGGTTGTGGAATCGATCAACGTCGACATCACCGAGATCAATACGCTGAACCAGGAAGGCGTGGAAAACCTGCAATCGACCTTGCGTGCGTGCGCCGACCTGGAACAGCAGGCGGTGCGCTTGAAGCAGTTGGTGGGCAACTTCCGGATTTAG